One Natator depressus isolate rNatDep1 chromosome 5, rNatDep2.hap1, whole genome shotgun sequence DNA segment encodes these proteins:
- the LOC141988276 gene encoding interferon epsilon-like, which yields MTTRFLLHVCLILLFSTEISSRLCTMLHFQQNKVNKESLEVLQKRSRNFPSQCTNERATFKPTQDIVQLSVAQKENAKVAIQEILQEIFNIFSKNLTQSAWDATSIVKFQNGLYQQIQRLEACLRAQMEKELTNPESQDLQITSRSVKQYFQGIDAFLKEKQYSLCAWEIIRVEIPRCFVLVDKLTRRLSN from the coding sequence ATGACCACCAGGTTTTTGCTGCACGTTTGCCTCATACTGCTCTTCTCCACTGAAATCTCATCTCGGCTCTGTACCATGCTTCACTTCCAGCAGAACAAAGTGAACAAAGAGAGCTTAGAGGTTCTCCAGAAAAGGAGCAGAAATTTCCCCTCGCAATGCACAAATGAAAGGGCAACTTTCAAGCCCACCCAGGATATTGTCCAACTTTCAGTGGCCCAGAAGGAGAATGCCAAGGTGGCAATTCAAGAGATCCTCCAAGAGATCTTCAATATCTTTAGCAAAAACCTCACCCAAAGTGCCTGGGATGCCACTTCCATAGTCAAGTTCCAAAATGGCCTTTACCAGCAAATTCAGCGGCTGGAGGCATGTTTGAGAGCACAGATGGAGAAGGAATTAACCAACCCGGAAAGTCAGGACCTCCAGATCACCAGTCGGAGTGTGAAACAATACTTTCAGGGGATAGAtgctttcctgaaagaaaagcaatacagcCTGTGTGCCTGGGAGATCATTCGCGTGGAAATACCCAGATGTTTTGTGCTGGTTGACAAACTCACTCGAAGGCTGAGTAACTAA